One region of Intestinimonas massiliensis (ex Afouda et al. 2020) genomic DNA includes:
- a CDS encoding acyl-CoA dehydrogenase family protein — protein MTMQFTEDQQMIQQLARDFAESELAPIAAEIDREERIPKEIIEKMAEIGFTALNVPEEYGGPGLDTVCKVLVVSELARQCASTAEVIAVHTLVNDIFLKHGTEAQKQKYLTAAVEGKIGAFALTEAGAGSDAAAAKTKAVVDGDDYVINGSKCFISNMGPTEGDYVVVIALTEPEKGVKGMSAIVVDRGTPGFTVGKREEKMGIRGADISELIFEDCRVPRSNLVGKEGEGFKIAMMALDGGRIGMAAQALGICEAAIAASVKYMGERVQFGKPIGKNQGLQWYLADMATRTEAAKALILEAAVAADNGQPLSKLAAMCKYYASENAVWVTNKALQIHGGYGYMRDYPIERMYRDARIVPIYEGTSEVQKMVIAREVMK, from the coding sequence ATCACGATGCAATTTACCGAAGATCAACAGATGATCCAGCAACTGGCCCGGGACTTTGCGGAGTCCGAGCTGGCCCCCATCGCCGCCGAGATCGACCGGGAGGAGCGCATTCCCAAGGAGATCATCGAGAAGATGGCCGAGATCGGCTTCACCGCCCTGAACGTCCCCGAGGAGTACGGCGGGCCCGGTCTGGACACCGTGTGCAAGGTGCTGGTGGTCTCCGAGCTGGCCCGGCAGTGCGCCAGCACCGCGGAGGTCATCGCCGTGCATACCCTAGTCAACGATATCTTCCTCAAGCACGGCACCGAGGCGCAGAAGCAGAAGTACCTCACCGCCGCCGTGGAGGGTAAGATCGGCGCCTTCGCCCTCACCGAGGCGGGCGCCGGCTCCGACGCCGCCGCGGCCAAGACCAAGGCCGTGGTGGACGGGGACGACTACGTCATCAACGGCAGCAAGTGCTTCATCTCCAACATGGGCCCCACCGAGGGCGACTATGTGGTGGTCATCGCCCTCACCGAGCCGGAGAAGGGCGTCAAGGGCATGTCCGCCATCGTGGTGGACCGGGGCACCCCCGGCTTCACCGTGGGCAAGCGGGAAGAGAAGATGGGCATCCGGGGCGCGGATATCTCCGAGCTGATCTTTGAGGACTGCCGGGTCCCCCGCAGCAACCTGGTGGGCAAGGAGGGCGAAGGCTTCAAGATCGCCATGATGGCGCTGGACGGCGGCCGGATCGGCATGGCCGCCCAGGCGCTGGGCATCTGCGAGGCCGCCATCGCCGCCTCCGTCAAGTACATGGGCGAGCGGGTCCAGTTCGGCAAGCCCATCGGAAAGAACCAGGGCCTGCAGTGGTATCTGGCCGACATGGCCACCCGCACCGAGGCCGCCAAGGCCCTCATCCTGGAGGCCGCCGTCGCCGCCGACAACGGCCAGCCGCTGTCCAAGCTGGCCGCCATGTGCAAATACTACGCCTCTGAGAACGCCGTCTGGGTCACCAACAAGGCCCTTCAGATCCACGGCGGCTACGGCTACATGCGGGACTACCCCATCGAGCGCATGTACCGCGACGCACGCATCGTCCCCATCTACGAGGGCACCTCCGAGGTCCAGAAGATGGTCATCGCACGCGAGGTCATGAAGTAA